In Oncorhynchus clarkii lewisi isolate Uvic-CL-2024 chromosome 2, UVic_Ocla_1.0, whole genome shotgun sequence, one DNA window encodes the following:
- the LOC139380718 gene encoding sperm acrosome membrane-associated protein 4-like, translating to MSQLLCHLILLCLVPSVVPLFCFTCVFPAISPLDCIKFPQKCPPGQQCLSSKAVGKRGEFSVTLYEKSCVLSALCGLTGEKYAMGLNFTFTNECCSTHLCNGAAAPSALYWTGSALALLSFTLSL from the exons ATGTCGCAGCTTCTATGCCATCTGATTTTACTGTGTCTGGTACCATCTGTGG TTCCTCTGTTTTGCTTCACCTGTGTCTTCCCTGCCATCTCCCCACTGGACTGTATCAAGTTCCCTCAGAAGTGTCCTCCAGGTCAGCAATGTCTGTCCAGCAAAGCTGTGGGGAAGCGCG GAGAGTTCAGTGTGACACTGTATGAGAAGAGCTGTGTCCTCTCCGCCCTGTGTGGCCTGACTGGTGAGAAGTACGCCATGGGCCTCAACTTCACCTTTACCAATGAATGCTGTTCCACCCACCTGTGTAATGGAGCTGCAGCCCCCTCTGCCCTCTACTGGACTGGCTctgctctcgctctcctctcatTCACACTCTCACTGTGA